In Brassica rapa cultivar Chiifu-401-42 chromosome A06, CAAS_Brap_v3.01, whole genome shotgun sequence, a single window of DNA contains:
- the LOC103872458 gene encoding uncharacterized protein LOC103872458, producing the protein MEDIGLVKQGWKWLQSQKHLCSWVCAAMQCYGGKTEAFVERHWPLVCSGCGKLLGLLSLSFSYWKDCVLRGFQSSAKFGSAALLLIMWSCFLSLTSVSCLVYVLLGMGAAGAVVVYLGCTPGIFIVGLFGILIMWMYANFWITGTLFIVAGYLFSLNHARVVVLMATVYAIYSVNVRLGWPGVILSMNLAFLSNDVFIRLLQWCDSVSEKAQPEEPKKPETVLEEEFPGEFEYPSPPPVEEVPEKKVHENKSANKPASPATVVSDLKEVSSVKVVSVEETGSADEMKRILDSLNHYEALGFPRHKKIDAAVLKKEYRKKAMLVHPDKNRGSPLASESFKKLQCAYEVLSDAVKRRDYDEQLKKEESRTRTVCQTSHASSHQNGPDYRSEESRRIHCTKCGNSHIWVCTNRSKAKARWCQDCGQYHQAKDGDGWVEHKGTLVFEKAHKIEIPRAFVCAESKIFDVSEWAICQGMACRPNTHRPSFHVNMVGLEKTTQRSNSSRFPWDLDVEMMDEDEEEFELWLQQAMASGLFCETSKRRKSWSPFKLTKKQSRRTST; encoded by the exons ATGGAGGATATAGGATTGGTTAAGCAAGGTTGGAAGTGGTTGCAGTCTCAGAAACATTTATGCTCGTGGGTTTGTGCTGCAATGCAATGTTATGGGGGAAAGACGGAAGCTTTCGTGGAGCGTCACTGGCCACTAGTGTGCAGTGGATGCGGGAAGCTATTAGGGCTGCTTAGTTTGTCGTTTTCTTACTGGAAAGACTGCGTTTTGAGGGGTTTCCAGTCCAGTGCCAAGTTCGGCTCAGCTGCTTTGCTCCTCATCATGTGGAGTTGCTTTCTCAGCCTGACTTCAGTTTCTTGCTTGGTCTATGTCCTCCTCGGTATG GGAGCTGCTGGTGCTGTTGTTGTGTACTTAGGTTGCACTCCGGGGATCTTCATTGTAGGActatttgggattttgattatGTGGATGTACGCTAACTTTTGGATCACCGGAACATTATTCATAGTTGCAG GTTATTTGTTCTCGTTGAATCACGCAAGAGTTGTGGTTCTTATGGCCACGGTTTACGCGATTTACTCTGTCAATGTCAGACTTGGATGGCCTGGAGTTATTCTCTCGATGAATCTTGCCTTCTTGTCCAACGATGTATTCATTCGTCTTCTTCAGTGGTGCGATAGCGTtagtgagaaagcacagccggAGGAGCCGAAGAAGCCTGAAACTGTGCTAGAGGAGGAGTTTCCAGGAGAGTTTGAGTACCCTTCTCCTCCTCCTGTTGAAGAAGTACCAGAGAAGAAGGTTCACGAGAATAAGTCGGCTAATAAGCCGGCGTCTCCGGCAACTGTTGTTAGTGACTTGAAGGAGGTTTCTAGTGTTAAAGTAGTAAGTGTGGAAGAGACGGGTTCAGCTGATGAGATGAAAAGAATACTGGATAGTTTGAATCACTATGAAGCATTGGGGTTCCCTCGGCATAAGAAGATTGATGCTGCGGTGCTTAAGAAAGAGTATAGAAAGAAG GCAATGCTGGTTCATCCGGATAAGAATAGAGGAAGTCCTTTGGCGAGTGAATCATTCAAGAAACTTCAATGTGCTTATGAG GTTCTCTCTGATGCTGTTAAGAGGAGAGATTACGATGAGCAGTTGAAGAAAGAAGAATCTAGGACCAGGACTGTCTGTCAGACATCACATGCTTCTTCGCATCAG AATGGTCCAGATTATCGATCAGAAGAGTCAAGGCGCATACATTGTACTAAGTGCGGTAATTCACACATTTGGGTATGTACCAATAGGAGTAAGGCAAAGGCCAGATGGTGTCAG gACTGTGGTCAATATCATCAAGCCAAAGATGGTGACGGATGGGTTGAACACAAAGGGACTTTGGTATTTGAGAAAGCACATAAG ATTGAAATACCGCGAGCTTTTGTTTGTGCCGAGAGCAAGATCTTTGATGTCTCAGAATGGGCTATATGTCAG GGAATGGCGTGTAGACCAAACACACATAGACCAAGTTTCCACGTGAACATGGTTGGTTTGGAAAAGACAACACAGAGATCAAACTCAAGCAGGTTCCCGTGGGATCTTGATGTGGAGATGATGGACGAGGATGAGGAAGAGTTTGAGCTATGGCTTCAACAAGCCATGGCTTCTGGCCTCTTCTGTGAGACATCAAAACGCAGAAAAAGCTGGAGTCCTTTCAAGTTAACCAAGAAACAATCTCGAAGAACATCAACTTGA
- the LOC103872461 gene encoding protein HIGH CHLOROPHYLL FLUORESCENCE PHENOTYPE 173, chloroplastic, giving the protein MSNSSDPTIFYSSNCFYFSKKSHFRYPFTISTKKRLLSDRLACKDSYNKCINRVSNMVGGIVGSNMAATEARRFLSSNFGNSFSRIHRWDFHDRSQIAIPRAQSSSSPPPPPTPSSDKNRREKKPRNRPVTTATKEGEETAAKKLDVAPPPPPPQTQSPSPPPLKLDDVNPVGLGRRSRQLFDEVWRKFSGLGQISRTNRPDEQDALDSLLIREGPMCEFAVPGAQNVTVLVVGATSRIGRIVVRKLMLRGYTVKALVRKMDEEVISMLPRSVDIVVGDVGEPSTLKSAVESCSKIIYCATARSTITADLVRVDHLGVYNLTKAFQDYNNRLAQLRAGKSSKSKLLIAKFKSAEALDGWEVRQGTYFQDTTASKYDGGMDAKFEFTESERAEFSGYVFTRGGYVELSKKLSLPLGSTLDRYEGLVLSVGGNGRSYVVILEAGPSSDMSQSKLYFARITTKAGFCRVRVPFSAFRPVNPEDPPLDPFLVHTLTIRFEPKRQRPVDGVAGAQQDLRSFSLVFEYIKALPAGQETDFILVSCTGSGVEPNRREQVLKAKRAGEDSLRRSGLGYTIIRPGPLKEEPGGQRALIFDQGNRISQGISCADVADICVKSLHDSTARNKSFDVCHEYVAEQGIELYELVAHLPDKANNYLTPALSVLEKNT; this is encoded by the exons ATGTCAAACTCCTCCGATCCAACCATTTTTTATTCttctaattgtttttatttttctaaaaaatctcACTTTCGTTATCCGTTTACAATTTCGACCAAGAAGCGTCTTCTAAGTGACAGGCTAGCATGCAAAGATTCATATAACAagtgtat AAACAGAGTTTCAAACATGGTGGGCGGTATTGTTGGGAGTAACATGGCAGCGACTGAAGCGAGGAGGTTTCTAAGTTCGAATTTTGGCAACAGTTTCAGCAGAATCCACAGATGGGATTTTCACGATCGGTCCCAGATCGCAATCCCTAGGGCTCAatcttcctcttctcctccaCCTCCGCCGACTCCATCCTCCGACAAGAACCGCCGCGAAAAGAAGCCCAGAAACCGACCCGTCACCACAGCTACAAAGGAAGGCGAAGAGACGGCTGCCAAGAAACTCGATGtcgctcctcctcctccgcctccgCAGACTCAGTCTCCGTCTCCGCCGCCGCTGAAACTCGACGATGTGAATCCCGTGGGTTTGGGACGGCGATCGCGGCAGCTCTTCGACGAGGTGTGGCGGAAGTTCTCCGGCTTGGGTCAGATCTCGAGGACGAACAGACCCGATGAGCAGGACGCTCTCGACAGTCTTCTCATTAGAGAAGGGCCTATGTGCGAGTTCGCTGTCCCCGGCGCTCAAAACGTCACCGTTTTAGTCGTTGGAGCTACTAGCAGAATCGGCCGTATCGTCGTCCGTAAACTCATGCTCCGTGGCTACACCGTCAAG GCGTTGGTGAGGAAAATGGATGAGGAAGTGATAAGCATGTTGCCAAGATCGGTAGATATTGTGGTGGGAGATGTGGGAGAACCGTCAACGCTTAAGTCTGCAGTGGAAAGCTGCAGCAAGATCATTTACTGCGCCACTGCTCGGTCTACTATCACTGCTGACCTCGTCCGTGTTGATCATTTGGGTGTTTATAACCTCACCAAGGCTTTTCAG GATTACAATAATAGACTGGCGCAGCTGAGAGCTGGTAAAAGCAGCAAAAGCAAGCTTTTGATTGCGAAGTTCAAGTCAGCTGAGGCGCTTGACGGTTGGGAAGTTCGTCAAGGGACTTACTTTCAGGATACAACTGCTTCTAAATATGATGGTGGGATGGATGCTAAGTTTGAGTTCACCGAATCTGAGAGAGCTGAGTTTTCAG GTTATGTTTTCACCCGAGGAGGATATGTTGAGTTGTCTAAGAAACTATCACTTCCACTAGGTTCCACTCTTGACAG GTACGAAGGCTTAGTTCTTTCTGTTGGTGGGAACGGAAGATCATATGTTGTGATCCTTGAAGCTGGTCCATCATCAGATATGTCTCAGAGCAAACTCTATTTCGCAAGGATTACTACCAAAGCTGGATTTTGTCGG GTAAGGGTACCATTTTCAGCTTTCCGTCCGGTTAATCCAGAAGATCCACCGCTAGATCCGTTTCTCGTTCATACATTGACAATACGTTTTGAGCCTAAAAGACAG AGACCAGTTGATGGTGTTGCTGGTGCACAACAAGATCTAAGAAGCTTTAGCCTTGTATTCGAGTACATCAAAGCTTTGCCT GCGGGTCAAGAAACCGACTTTATTTTGGTTTCATGTACTGGTTCTGGAGTAGAACCCAACAGAAGGGAGCAAGTGCTAAAAGCTAAGAGG GCCGGTGAAGATTCATTGAGAAGATCAGGCCTTGGATACACCATTATTCGTCCCGGTCCCTTGAAG GAGGAGCCAGGCGGTCAACGAGCTCTGATATTTGATCAGGGAAACAGAATATCTCAG GGCATCAGTTGCGCGGATGTGGCTGATATTTGTGTCAAGTCACTGCACGATTCAACAGCGAGAAACAAAAGCTTTGAT GTTTGCCATGAATACGTGGCTGAGCAAGGAATAGAGCTCTACGAGCTG GTGGCTCATTTGCCAGACAAGGCGAACAACTATCTGACTCCTGCTTTATCTGTACTTGAGAAGAACACATGA
- the LOC103872460 gene encoding histone acetyltransferase HAC12, translating into MDHDNLKLRQYMQNFVFNILLQRQHSPVDAASKAKCMEVARRLEEGLYKMANSKEDYVNRSTLESRIMALMKSRYMSNYNQLLADSSSVGAMIPTPGLSHAAGNPSSMVTTSADATVAGNNNSTSTAVNTGNLLAAGGMHEGNVSTGYQHSSRNFSLGSGGNLASLGSQRSTAQMIPIPGFASNGTDNNSDGFSAEITMVLQSQQQQQRQDIGGQNIQMFSNQMTAGRRPDMQPKPAGVSNISVNDGVGVNEKSVEPGEGYRTKNPDTFGLGIRQIQQMLRPQNIGSDPKNSFRNLAVGVELEPSPRGQWPSQSQENTQNSNGMSSEQKAEEGFRRRSTGIDEAQPNNLTEGSVIDQNHTSTISESHSLQNSIAYQQRWLLFLLHAQSCKPPVGKCTERNCVTVQKLWSHMDSCVKPRCLYSRCGITKSLIIHFKTCKNIRCRLCVPVRRTYNQQQANARLQARSQNKSIAVNRDVVSNDSLCATAGAVSSAPGCADTLDNLQASSKRLKVEPSFQPVVSDTESCKSSTVSKTETELSQDAEREDHRHSDAHAVLKSENVEVIEEISDISVQAGFGIKEKQHEAFENDPKHRPVSEPGQHDLSGASPKQENIKMEQETKKEVLVESAYVVASKSGNPKIKGVSLTEFFTPEQVREHIRGLRQWIGQNKVNAEKNQAMENSMSENSCQLCAVEKLTFEPPPIYCTPCGARIKRNAMYYTVVSGEHRHYFCIPCYNGSRGDTILAEGTSMPKARLEKKTNDEETEEWWVQCDKCEAWQHQICALFNGRRNDGGQAEYTCPNCYILEVEHNERKPLLQSAVLGAKDLPKTILSDHIEQRLFQRLEQERTERARAQGKICDEIPTAESLVVRVVLSVDKKLEVKSRFLEIFREDNFPTEFPYKSKVVLLFQKIEGVEVCLFGMYVQEFGSECSSPNHRRVYLSYLDSVKYFRPAIKCAYGEALRTFVYQEILIGYLDYCKMRGFTSCYIWACPPLKGDDYILYCHPEIQKTPKSDKLRGWYLAMLRKAAKEGIVVGTTNLYDHFFLQIGECRAKVTAARLPYFDGDYWPGAAEDIIQQMCHEDDGGKGNKKRILKKPITKRALKGSGQSDLSRDMSIDQLLMHKLGETIRPMKEDFIMVHLQPCCTHCCTLMVTGNRWVCSQCKDFQLCDGCYEAELKRWGKERHPVNQKNQHTLYHVEITDIPADTTDRDAILESEFFDTRQAFLSLCQGNHYQYDTLRRAKHSSMMVLYHLHNPTAPAFVATCNACHLDIESGQGWRCEVCPDYDVCNACYSREGCVNHPHKLTNRPSLGDQNAQNKEARQLRVLQFTIMRDLLVHAIQCRLAKDCQYPNCRYVNRLFQHAVHCKIRVGGGCDRCKKMVHLLQSHARACNESNCDVVRCGELKEHLRRIQQRSESRRRAAVMEMVRQRAAEVAGTSG; encoded by the exons ATGGACCATGATAACCTGAAACTCCGGCAGTACATGCAAAACTTTGT CTTCAACATTCTACTGCAACGGCAACATTCTCCTGTTGATGCTGCGTCAAAGGCAAAGTGTATGGAGGTTGCTAGACGCTTGGAGGAAGGGCTGTATAAGATGGCTAACTCAAAG GAGGATTACGTGAACCGGTCAACCCTTGAGTCTCGGATTATGGCCCTAATGAAAAGCAGATACATGAGTAACTACAATCAGTTACTTGCTGATTCCTCTTCGGTTGGAGCGATGATACCTACTCCAGGATTATCACACGCAGCGGGTAATCCTAGTTCGATGGTTACAACCTCTGCTGATGCTACAGTAGCTGGAAACAACAACAGCACAAGTACAGCTGTGAACACTGGAAACCTTCTAGCTGCTGGTGGCATGCATGAAG GCAATGTCTCTACTGGATACCAACATTCATCGAGAAACTTTTCTCTTGGTTCCGGAGGGAACCTGGCATCCTTGGGTTCTCAAAGAAGTACTGCCCAGATGATTCCTATACCTGGGTTCGCTAGCAATGGTACTGATAACAACAGTGATGGATTTTCTGCTGAGATCACGATGGTACTTCAGTCTCAGCAACAGCAGCAAAGGCAGGATATTGGTGGTCAAAATATTCAAATGTTTTCAAACCAAATGACTGCTGGCCGTAGACCTGACATGCAACCAAAACCGGCTGGTGTGTCCAATATCTCTGTAAATGATGGTGTTGGAGTGAACGAAAAAAGTGTAGAGCCAG GGGAAGGTTATAGAACAAAAAACCCTGACACCTTTGGATTAGGAATCCGACAGATTCAGCAAATGTTACGCCCTCAGAATATAGGTTCTGATCCTAAGAACAGTTTTAGAAATCTTGCTGTTGGAGTAGAATTAGAACCCAGTCCACGGGGTCAATGGCCTTCCCAGTCTCAGGAAAACACTCAAAATTCTAATGGTATGTCAAGTGAACAGAAGGCTGAGGAGGGTTTCCGTCGAAGAAGTACCGGAATAGATGAAGCTCAACCTAATAATTTGACCGAAGGGTCTGTTATTGATCAAAATCATACTTCTACCATATCCGAATCCCATAGTCTGCAAAATTCTATTGCATATCAACAGAGATGGCTCTTGTTTCTACTTCATGCACAGTCCTGCAAACCGCCAGTAGGGAAGTGCACAGAGCGAAATTGCGTTACTGTTCAGAAACTATGGAGTCACATGGACAGTTGTGTAAAACCTCGGTGTTTGTATTCGCGTTGTGGTATCACAAAGTCATTGATTATCCACTTTAAAACCTGCAAGAATATTCGGTGCCGCCTCTGTGTACCAGTGAGAAGAACCTACAATCAGCAACAAGCTAATGCGCGTCTCCAGGCCCGTTCACAAAACAAAAGCATCGCGGTGAACAGAGATGTAGTATCAAATGATTCACTGTGCGCTACTGCTGGAGCTGTTTCTAGTGCCCCTGGCTGTGCTGACACTTTAGATAATTTGCAAGCTTCATCAAAACGGTTGAAAGTGGAGCCGTCTTTTCAACCAGTGGTCTCTGATACTGAAAGTTGTAAAAGCTCCACTGTTTCAAAAACAGAAACAGAATTATCTCAGGATGCTGAAAGAGAGGATCATAGGCACAGCGATGCACATGCGGTATTGAAGTCGGAGAACGTGGAAGTGATAGAAGAAATTTCTGATATTTCTGTTCAAGCTGGATTCGGCATCAAAGAGAAACAGCATGAAGCTTTTGAAAATGATCCCAAGCATAGGCCTGTCAGTGAACCAGGTCAACATGATCTATCTGGTGCCTCGCCAAagcaagaaaacataaaaatggagCAAGAGACGAAGAAAGAAGTTCTGGTGGAGTCTGCTTATGTTGTTGCATCAAAATCTGGAAACCCAAAGATAAAGGGTGTTTCTTTGACTGAATTTTTCACTCCCGAACAAGTGAGAGAACATATTCGTGGTCTTCGTCAGTGGATTGGCCAG AATAAAGTCAATGCAGAAAAGAATCAGGCCATGGAGAATTCGATGAGTGAGAATTCCTGCCAGTTATGTGCGGTGGAGAAGCTTACGTTCGAGCCACCACCGATTTATTGTACTCCTTGTGGTGCTCGTATCAAAAGAAATGCGATGTACTATACAGTTGTATCTGGTGAACATCGGCATTACTTTTGTATTCCCTGTTATAATGGATCCCGAGGAGACACTATACTCGCTGAAGGGACTTCGATGCCGAAGGCAAGACTCGAGAAAAAGACAAACGATGAAGAGACTGAAGAATGG TGGGTCCAGTGTGATAAATGTGAGGCCTGGCAGCATCAAATATGTGCTCTATTTAATGGGAGAAGGAATGATGGGGGGCAAGCTGAGTACACCTGCCCGAATTGCTATATACTTGAGGTAGAGCACAATGAGAGAAAGCCTTTGCTTCAAAGCGCTGTTCTTGGAGCGAAAGACCTGCCAAAAACGATTCTCAGTGACCATATAGAGCAGCGGTTGTTTCAAAGGCTGGAGCAGGAAAGGACTGAGAGAGCCAGGGCTCAAGGAAAAATTTGTGATGAG ATTCCTACTGCTGAATCCCTTGTTGTTAGAGTTGTTCTATCCGTTGACAAGAAGCTGGAAGTCAAATCTCGATTTCTTGAAATTTTTAGGGAGGATAATTTCCCCACAGAATTTCCATACAAGTCCAAG GTGGTTCTATTATTCCAAAAGATTGAAGGTGTAGAAGTTTGCTTGTTCGGGATGTATGTCCAAGAATTTGGATCCGAATGTTCATCTCCTAATCATCGTCGTGTGTATCTCTCGTATCTGGATTCTGTGAAATACTTTAGACCTGCGATTAAATGTGCTTATGGAGAGGCTCTGCGCACTTTTGTATACCAAGAAATTCTA ATTGGTTACCTGGATTACTGCAAAATGCGTGGTTTCACAAGCTGCTATATATGGGCTTGTCCACCACTGAAGGGTGATGACTATATCCTATATTGCCATCCAGAAATTCAGAAAACGCCAAAGTCTGATAAACTACGGGGGTG GTACTTAGCAATGTTGAGAAAAGCTGCAAAGGAAGGGATTGTAGTGGGAACTACAAATCTGTATGACCATTTTTTCTTGCAAATTGGTGAATGTAGAGCTAAGGTTACGGCAGCTAGGCTCCCGTATTTCGATGGTGACTATTGGCCAGGTGCAGCAGAGGATATCATACAACAAATGTGTCATGAAGATGATGGTGGAAAGGGAAATAAGAAAAGAATTCTGAAGAAACCCATTACAAAAAGGGCTCTAAAAGGATCCGGCCAGTCGGATCTGTCTAGGGATATGTCTATAGATCAGCTGCTAATGCATAAA CTTGGTGAGACCATTCGCCCCATGAAGGAGGATTTTATCATGGTTCACTTGCAGCCTTGTTGCACGCATTGCTGTACACTGATGGTAACTGGAAATCGTTGGGTCTGCAGCCAGTGCAAAGACTTCCAGTTATGTGACGG GTGCTATGAGGCTGAACTGAAACGATGGGGCAAAGAAAGGCATCCTGTTAATCAAAAGAATCAACATACACTGTATCAT GTTGAGATCACCGATATTCCTGCAGACACCACGGATAGAGATGCGATACTTGAAAGTGAATTTTTTGATACGAGGCAAGCATTCCTGAGTCTTTGTCAAGGGAACCATTATCAGTATGATACACTGAGGCGGGCAAAACATTCCTCAATGATGGTGCTTTATCATTTGCACAATCCAACTGCTCCTGCTTTTGTCGCAACATGTAACGCATGTCACCTCGATATCGAAAGTGGTCAAGGTTGGCGTTGTGAAGTTTGCCCGGACTACGATGTATGCAATGCTTGTTACAGTAGAGAAGGCTGTGTTAATCATCCTCACAAGTTGACAAATCGTCCGTCACTAGGTGATCAGAATGCTCAGAATAAAGAAGCTAGGCAATTGCGAGTCTTGCAG TTCACGATAATGCGCGATCTTCTGGTGCATGCGATACAATGCCGTCTTGCTAAAGATTGTCAATATCCCAACTGCCGCTATGTGAATAGGCTATTTCAACATGCCGTCCATTGCAAAATACGTGTTGGAGGAGGCTGTGATCGGTGCAAGAAAATGGTGCATCTCTTGCAAAGCCACGCTCGGGCCTGCAATGAATCAAATTGCGATGTAGTTCGATGCGG GGAGCTGAAGGAACATCTGAGAAGGATACAGCAGCGATCAGAATCACGGCGCAGGGCAGCCGTCATGGAGATGGTGCGACAGAGAGCCGCAGAAGTCGCTGGGACCTCCGGTTGA
- the LOC103872462 gene encoding 50S ribosomal protein L20, whose protein sequence is MGYLIAIGFLSDPTRHGTEKTQRETHRGGVNSEREGKEEERRRRMNKKEIFKLAKGFRGRAKNCIRIARERVEKALQYSYRDRRNKKREMRGLWIERINAGSRQHGVNYGNFIHGLMKENIQLNRKVLSELSMHEPYSFKALVDVSRNSFPGNKNVVQAPRKLDISSINA, encoded by the exons ATGGGTTATTTAATTGCGATCGGGTTTCTTTCGGATCCGACCCGACACGGAACTGAAAAAACACAAAGGGAAACACACAGAGGCGGCGTTAACAGTGAGAGAGAAGGAAAGGAAGAAGAGAGGAGGAGAAGGATGAACAAGAAGGAGATATTCAAGCTAGCAAAGGGTTTCAGGGGAAGAGCGAAGAACTGCATAAGAATCGCGAGGGAGAGAGTGGAGAAAGCTCTGCAGTACTCGTACAGAGACAGGCGCAACAAGAAACGTGAGATGCGAGGTCTCTGGATCGAGCGTATCAACGCTGGCTCTCGTCAGCACGGT GTGAATTATGGTAACTTTATCCACGGACTGATGAAGGAGAACATCCAGCTGAACCGTAAAGTCCTCTCTGAGTTATCTATGCACGAGCCTTACAGCTTCAAAGCACTCGTTGACGTCTCCCGCAACTCCTTCCCTGGAAACAAGAACGTTGTCCAAGCTCCTCGTAAACTAGACATTTCTTCCATTAATGCCTAG
- the LOC103872459 gene encoding NADH dehydrogenase [ubiquinone] iron-sulfur protein 8-B, mitochondrial translates to MASLLARRSFNALRARHLVFSGQGPHLSALQSRAISYGTNKDDEEAEQLAKEISKDWSTVFERSMNTLFLTEMVRGLSLTLKYFFDPKVTINYPFEKGPLSPRFRGEHALRRYPTGEERCIACKLCEAVCPAQAITIEAEEREDGSRRTTRYDIDMTKCIYCGFCQEACPVDAIVEGPNFEFATETHEELLYDKEKLLENGDRWETEIAENLKSESLYR, encoded by the exons ATGGCTTCATTGCTAGCTCGCAGGTCGTTCAATGCTCTCCGCGCCCGACATCTC GTTTTTTCAGGGCAGGGACCTCATCTCTCTGCGCTACAATCCCGTGCTATATCGTATGGCACTAataaag atgatgaagaagctgaGCAACTTGCTAAGGAGATCTCCAAGGACTGGAGCACTG TCTTTGAGCGGAGCATGAACACTCTATTTCTCACTGAAATGGTCCGGGGTTTGTCGCTGACCCTCAAGTACTTCTTTGATCCAAAAGTTACT ATCAATTATCCTTTTGAAAAGGGTCCACTGAGCCCTCGCTTCCGTGGTGAGCACGCTCTTCGAAGGTATCCAACTGGGGAAGAACGCTGCATTGCTTGCAAACTCTGTGAAGCT GTATGTCCAGCTCAAGCAATCACCATAGAGGCAGAGGAGAGGGAAGATGGAAGCCGCAGAACCACTAG GTATGATATCGACATGACAAAGTGCATCTATTGTGGCTTTTGCCAAGAAGCTTGCCCTGTTGATGCAATCGTCGAAGGACCCAACTTTGAGTTTGCAACCGAGACTCATGAG GAACTTTTGTATGACAAAGAGAagcttcttgagaatggagatcGGTGGGAGACAGAGATTGCCGAGAATCTGAAGTCGGAGAGCCTCTACCGCTGA